From a region of the Rathayibacter sp. VKM Ac-2804 genome:
- a CDS encoding 2Fe-2S iron-sulfur cluster-binding protein, which produces MAQRSETRPVPSTAIDVTVNGEPRAVEVDNRTALLDLLRERLDLIGSKKGCDHGQCGACTVLLDGRRTNSCLVLAVSVDGREVTTIEGLADGDALHPVQTAFLERDAYQCGYCTPGQICSVVGMLAEAREGMPSHVTAELDVDDVVLDDEEVRERMSGNLCRCGAYANIVPAVHDAQAHVGTCTHSSETETAR; this is translated from the coding sequence ATGGCGCAGCGCAGCGAGACCAGGCCGGTGCCGTCGACGGCGATCGACGTCACCGTCAACGGCGAGCCGAGGGCGGTCGAGGTCGACAACCGCACCGCCCTCCTCGATCTGCTCCGGGAGCGGCTCGATCTCATCGGCTCCAAGAAGGGCTGCGACCACGGCCAGTGCGGCGCCTGCACCGTGCTGCTCGACGGGCGCCGGACCAACAGCTGCCTCGTCCTCGCCGTCTCGGTCGACGGCCGCGAGGTCACCACGATCGAGGGCCTGGCCGACGGCGACGCGCTGCACCCCGTGCAGACCGCCTTCCTCGAGCGCGACGCCTACCAGTGCGGCTACTGCACCCCGGGGCAGATCTGCTCGGTGGTCGGCATGCTCGCCGAGGCGCGCGAGGGCATGCCCAGCCACGTCACCGCCGAGCTCGACGTCGACGACGTCGTGCTCGACGACGAGGAGGTGCGCGAGCGGATGAGCGGCAACCTCTGCCGCTGCGGCGCCTACGCGAACATCGTGCCCGCCGTCCACGACGCCCAGGCGCACGTCGGCACCTGCACGCACTCGAGCGAGACGGAGACCGCGCGATGA
- a CDS encoding DUF624 domain-containing protein: protein MASLAERYEAACRMVLLVLVVSAAMLVFTLRGAVVAGFFPSVAAAHAVYRARLLDADGPWSLRRTVSTFARSWSDEFPRANLPGAVLLGVGALLWADHRILGGLEVDAVGVAATGVLLVVTVLFALFAVEFWIVRAHFAERTRWQLRTTALLLLARPLCTLMLAAVLLLLLALATSAPVLGLLAAAAVLPFAATAVVQAFGRLPGFRPSSPARPPTA, encoded by the coding sequence ATGGCGTCGCTCGCCGAGCGCTACGAGGCGGCCTGCCGGATGGTCCTGCTCGTCCTGGTGGTCTCGGCGGCGATGCTCGTCTTCACCCTGCGCGGCGCGGTGGTCGCGGGGTTCTTCCCGTCCGTCGCCGCCGCGCACGCCGTGTACCGCGCCCGGCTGCTCGACGCCGACGGACCGTGGTCGCTCCGGCGCACCGTCTCGACGTTCGCGCGCTCCTGGAGCGACGAGTTCCCGCGGGCCAACCTCCCCGGCGCCGTCCTGCTCGGTGTCGGCGCGCTGCTCTGGGCCGACCACCGGATCCTGGGCGGCCTCGAGGTCGACGCCGTCGGCGTCGCGGCCACCGGGGTGCTGCTCGTCGTGACCGTCCTCTTCGCGCTGTTCGCGGTCGAGTTCTGGATCGTGCGGGCGCACTTCGCGGAGCGGACGCGCTGGCAGCTGCGGACGACGGCGCTGCTGCTGCTCGCGCGGCCGCTCTGCACCCTGATGCTGGCCGCGGTGCTGCTCCTGCTGCTGGCGCTCGCGACGAGCGCTCCAGTGCTCGGGCTCCTCGCCGCGGCGGCGGTCCTCCCGTTCGCCGCGACGGCCGTCGTCCAGGCCTTCGGCCGGCTGCCGGGCTTCCGTCCGTCGTCGCCGGCACGTCCGCCGACCGCATGA
- a CDS encoding ABC transporter permease, translating to MTRSAVTRSAATRSAGVPRWVVAVAVVGGAFVLLPLVGVLTRVDWAGFVPLVTSDSSIAALLLSLRTAAAATLLCVVIGVPMALTLARTSFPGQGLVRALVLLPLVLPPVVGGIALLYTFGRLGLLGGTLEALGIRIAFSTTAVVLAQTFVALPFLVLSLEGALRSAGDRYESVAATLGARPSTVLRRVTLPLILPGLLSGAILSFARALGEFGATLTFAGSLQGVTRTLPLEIYLQRETDPDAAVALSLVLVVVAVLVIGLAHRGPRAARAEARP from the coding sequence GTGACCCGGTCAGCCGTGACCCGGTCCGCCGCGACCCGCTCCGCCGGAGTCCCCCGCTGGGTCGTCGCCGTCGCGGTCGTCGGCGGCGCCTTCGTCCTGCTGCCGCTGGTCGGCGTCCTGACCCGCGTCGACTGGGCCGGCTTCGTGCCGCTGGTCACCTCCGACTCCTCGATCGCGGCGCTCCTGCTGAGCCTGCGCACCGCCGCGGCAGCGACCCTGCTCTGCGTCGTCATCGGCGTGCCGATGGCGCTGACGCTCGCCCGGACCTCCTTCCCCGGCCAGGGGCTCGTGCGCGCGCTCGTGCTGCTGCCGCTCGTGCTGCCGCCGGTCGTCGGCGGCATCGCCCTGCTCTACACCTTCGGCCGGCTGGGCCTGCTCGGCGGCACCCTCGAGGCGCTCGGGATCCGGATCGCGTTCTCGACCACCGCGGTGGTCCTCGCGCAGACCTTCGTGGCGCTGCCGTTCCTGGTGCTCAGCCTGGAGGGAGCGCTCCGCTCGGCCGGCGACCGCTACGAGAGCGTCGCCGCGACCCTCGGCGCGCGACCCTCGACCGTGCTGCGCCGGGTCACGCTGCCGCTCATCCTGCCCGGGCTGCTCTCCGGCGCGATCCTCTCCTTCGCCCGCGCCCTCGGCGAGTTCGGCGCGACGCTCACCTTCGCCGGCAGCCTGCAGGGCGTGACGCGCACGCTCCCGCTCGAGATCTACCTGCAGCGCGAGACCGACCCGGACGCCGCGGTCGCCCTCTCGCTGGTGCTGGTCGTCGTCGCGGTCCTCGTGATCGGACTCGCGCACCGCGGGCCGCGCGCCGCCCGGGCGGAGGCGCGCCCGTGA
- a CDS encoding extracellular solute-binding protein, with amino-acid sequence MPLKTTPLITRSLAAATVLASTAGLTACTDGGSTADDGSVDVLIAQSTAQVPVGETAWAAALAAETGCTVNWNTIDDTAWNQQKNPSLAAGDVPDIALRAVGANDAVQYPGLFEDIALHLDDLPNVQRFFEEKPDARRLVENEKGEIHSLSSSRGSGYAGSGQHMMINRAWLDALGLEIPRTWDELTTVLEAFRTRDPNGNGQADEIPFNIRRLDTGGFGWYSPFLLLNSTGVVTSFNKGPSSQGIRVSDGEVSSFLVSEEYRRVVGYLHELLAAGLVPADALTKDDSAYYADQKGDGRNARTGLIFGWSLADFGDLRDQYVAMPAPADSASRPAQDVVWDGSDNEYEGGKLAVSAAAAGDECVWKVVDALYSEKYSIQQFTGSIPEYVTDDGDSTYTVTEAYRAAVADGRDPALADRLAGWIPDSVTLNGDWNRDDLREVDDVYAEQYSHYDHVRDVMPDYVRLSAEDATIVANNDTAVLNYAMQKTSQWIAEGGVDEEWDEYVSQVTSIGLDQNVELWQKAYDLATAAS; translated from the coding sequence ATGCCTCTGAAGACGACGCCACTGATCACGAGATCGCTCGCCGCAGCGACCGTCCTCGCTTCGACGGCCGGGCTCACCGCCTGCACCGACGGCGGCTCGACGGCCGACGACGGCTCCGTCGACGTCCTGATCGCGCAGAGCACGGCGCAGGTGCCGGTCGGCGAGACCGCCTGGGCGGCCGCGCTGGCGGCGGAGACCGGCTGCACGGTGAACTGGAACACGATCGACGACACCGCGTGGAACCAGCAGAAGAACCCGTCGCTCGCGGCGGGGGACGTGCCCGACATCGCCCTCCGCGCCGTCGGCGCGAACGACGCGGTGCAGTATCCCGGTCTCTTCGAGGACATCGCGCTGCACCTGGACGACCTGCCGAACGTGCAGCGCTTCTTCGAGGAGAAGCCCGACGCGCGCAGGCTGGTCGAGAACGAGAAGGGCGAGATCCACTCGCTCTCCTCCTCGCGCGGCAGCGGCTACGCCGGGTCCGGGCAGCACATGATGATCAACCGGGCCTGGCTCGACGCGCTCGGTCTCGAGATCCCGCGGACGTGGGACGAGCTGACGACGGTGCTCGAGGCGTTCAGGACGCGCGACCCGAACGGCAACGGGCAGGCCGACGAGATCCCCTTCAACATCCGGCGCCTCGACACCGGCGGATTCGGCTGGTACAGCCCGTTCCTGCTGCTCAACTCGACCGGCGTCGTGACCTCGTTCAACAAGGGCCCGTCCTCGCAGGGGATCCGCGTCTCCGACGGCGAGGTGTCCAGCTTCCTCGTCTCGGAGGAGTACCGGCGGGTCGTCGGCTACCTGCACGAGCTGCTCGCGGCCGGGCTCGTCCCCGCCGACGCGCTCACCAAGGACGACTCGGCCTACTACGCCGATCAGAAGGGCGACGGGCGGAACGCCCGCACCGGGCTGATCTTCGGCTGGTCGCTGGCCGACTTCGGCGATCTCCGCGACCAGTACGTCGCGATGCCGGCGCCGGCCGACTCCGCGAGCCGGCCGGCCCAGGACGTGGTCTGGGACGGCTCCGACAACGAGTACGAGGGCGGGAAGCTCGCCGTCTCGGCCGCCGCGGCGGGCGACGAGTGCGTGTGGAAGGTCGTCGACGCCCTCTACAGCGAGAAGTACTCGATCCAGCAGTTCACCGGGTCGATCCCCGAGTACGTGACCGACGACGGCGACAGCACCTACACGGTCACCGAGGCGTACCGCGCGGCGGTCGCCGACGGCCGCGACCCCGCGCTCGCCGATCGACTGGCCGGCTGGATCCCCGACTCGGTGACGCTGAACGGCGACTGGAACCGGGACGACCTCCGCGAGGTCGACGACGTCTACGCCGAGCAGTACTCCCACTACGACCACGTGCGCGACGTGATGCCCGACTACGTGCGCCTCTCCGCGGAGGACGCGACGATCGTCGCCAACAACGACACCGCCGTCCTCAACTACGCCATGCAGAAGACCTCGCAGTGGATCGCGGAGGGCGGCGTCGACGAGGAGTGGGACGAGTACGTCTCCCAGGTGACGTCGATCGGGCTCGACCAGAACGTCGAGCTCTGGCAGAAGGCCTACGACCTCGCCACTGCCGCCTCATGA
- a CDS encoding carbohydrate ABC transporter permease, translating to MTSAPDTLSIVTAAPGTGGRAPLPPRRRRRSVPKRPLDRLIDVVAGLLIAVVVLAVLYPLWFIVVASFSDPAAVSSGRLTLIPEGFRLSGYERLLQDERIWNGYRNSIVYAVVGTALNLLVTIPAAFALSRPEFRPRRVLLLAFAVTLFFSGGLIPNYLLYRDLGLLNSMWVFVLPGALSVFNLIIARSFFETSIPEELHDAARIDGVTYLGFFLRIVLPLSAAIVAVIGLYYFVGHWNDYFTGLVFVRDASLLPLQNILQSILLANQSVAGQGGSGGQSAQQLQETADQIKYGVIIVSTLPLLVLYPFLQRYFTKGVLVGAVKG from the coding sequence ATGACCTCTGCACCCGACACGCTCAGCATCGTGACGGCCGCGCCCGGGACCGGTGGCCGGGCGCCGCTCCCGCCCCGCCGTCGACGCCGATCGGTGCCGAAGCGCCCGCTGGACCGGCTGATCGACGTCGTCGCCGGCCTGCTGATCGCGGTCGTCGTGCTCGCGGTGCTGTACCCGCTGTGGTTCATCGTCGTCGCGTCGTTCTCCGATCCGGCGGCGGTCTCCTCCGGCCGGCTCACGCTGATCCCCGAGGGCTTCCGGCTCTCGGGCTACGAGCGCCTGCTCCAGGACGAGCGCATCTGGAACGGCTACCGCAACTCCATCGTCTACGCCGTCGTCGGGACGGCGCTCAACCTGCTCGTCACGATCCCGGCCGCGTTCGCCCTCTCGCGCCCCGAGTTCCGGCCGCGGCGGGTGCTGCTGCTGGCGTTCGCGGTCACGCTGTTCTTCTCGGGCGGGCTGATCCCGAACTACCTGCTCTACCGGGACCTCGGGCTGCTGAACTCGATGTGGGTGTTCGTCCTCCCCGGCGCGCTCAGCGTCTTCAACCTGATCATCGCGCGGTCGTTCTTCGAGACCTCGATCCCCGAGGAGCTGCACGACGCCGCCCGCATCGACGGCGTGACCTACCTCGGCTTCTTCCTGCGGATCGTCCTCCCGCTGTCGGCGGCGATCGTCGCCGTGATCGGGCTGTACTACTTCGTCGGGCACTGGAACGACTACTTCACCGGGCTCGTCTTCGTCCGGGACGCCTCGCTCCTGCCGCTGCAGAACATCCTGCAGAGCATCCTCCTGGCGAATCAGTCGGTCGCCGGCCAGGGCGGCAGCGGCGGCCAGTCCGCGCAGCAGTTGCAGGAGACGGCCGATCAGATCAAGTACGGCGTGATCATCGTGTCGACCCTGCCGCTGCTCGTGCTCTACCCGTTCCTGCAGAGGTACTTCACCAAGGGCGTGCTGGTCGGGGCGGTGAAGGGCTGA
- a CDS encoding TOBE domain-containing protein has protein sequence MPQIRIRNAAAYLGVSDDTVRRWIENGTLASSKDASGRSVVEGLDLARLARQNAILPVDLSEVGRSARNRFVGIVTEVVSDTVMAQVELQCGPHRVVSLMSAEAVRELGLEPGTPAVAIVKATMVVVETPNGKA, from the coding sequence ATGCCGCAGATCCGCATCAGGAACGCCGCCGCCTACCTCGGCGTCAGCGACGACACCGTCCGCCGCTGGATCGAGAACGGCACGCTGGCGAGCAGCAAGGACGCCTCCGGCCGCAGCGTCGTCGAGGGGCTGGACCTCGCCCGCCTCGCACGGCAGAACGCGATCCTCCCCGTCGACCTCAGCGAGGTCGGCCGCTCGGCGCGCAACCGCTTCGTCGGCATCGTCACCGAGGTGGTCTCGGACACCGTGATGGCCCAGGTCGAGCTGCAGTGCGGACCCCACCGCGTCGTCTCGCTGATGTCCGCCGAGGCCGTCCGCGAGCTCGGCCTGGAGCCCGGCACGCCCGCGGTGGCGATCGTCAAGGCGACGATGGTCGTGGTGGAGACGCCGAACGGCAAGGCGTGA
- a CDS encoding xanthine dehydrogenase family protein molybdopterin-binding subunit → MTALGAPLARLEGRDKVTGAARYAFEHSPEGLLHAWPVQSAVATGMVKRIDVDAVLALPGVHSVITPDSALPLQDAGDGELQVLQSHAVAYRGQVIALVLADTLENAREAAAALRVEYVDSGTDVVLTEDQPKLYAPAQVNAGFPTDSSDGDVEAAIAAAAVSIDARYSTPALFNSPMEPHASVVTWADGRLDVLDSSQGTSSVQSTLATLFSLDPSVIRVRSEHVGGGFGSKGSPRPNVVLATMAAIITGRPIKIAYTRQMMFALAGYRTPTISHVRLAADTEGRLTAIAHEAFSHTSTIQEFAEQTGEATRHLYAAPNRLVTHRVAALDVPTPRWMRAPGECPGMYALESAMDELAVAAGIDPIELRVRNEPDVDPDSGSPFSSRHYLECFRRGADLFGWHERDPRAGVDRRGRWLVGTGVAGATYPALTSPSGARATALPGGHFVIAVNATDIGQGARTVLTQIAADALDVPVDRIEIVIADSALPQGPVAGGSSGTGSWGWAVTKACHRLLALLGDGQPLPPEGLEVVVDTTEDVAGMGEYARYAYGAHFVEARVDLDSGEIQVPRMLGVFAAGRILNPRTARSQFLGGMTMGLSMALHEHGALDPLLGDYANHDFATYHVAANADVLDLRAEWLDEEDPHLAPMGGKGIGEIGNVGTAAAVANAVFHATGVRVRDLPVQPDALLAALPPRF, encoded by the coding sequence ATGACCGCGCTCGGAGCTCCTCTCGCCCGCCTCGAGGGCCGGGACAAGGTCACCGGAGCCGCGCGCTACGCGTTCGAGCACTCGCCAGAAGGACTGCTGCACGCCTGGCCGGTGCAGTCGGCCGTCGCCACGGGCATGGTGAAGCGGATCGACGTCGACGCCGTGCTCGCGCTGCCCGGCGTGCACTCCGTGATCACGCCCGACTCCGCGCTGCCGCTCCAGGACGCGGGCGACGGCGAGCTGCAGGTGCTGCAGTCGCACGCGGTGGCCTACCGCGGCCAGGTGATCGCGCTCGTCCTCGCCGACACGCTCGAGAACGCCCGCGAGGCCGCTGCCGCCCTCCGCGTCGAGTACGTCGACTCCGGGACCGACGTCGTGCTCACCGAGGACCAGCCGAAGCTCTACGCCCCGGCGCAGGTCAACGCCGGCTTCCCGACCGACAGCTCGGACGGCGACGTCGAGGCCGCGATCGCGGCGGCGGCCGTCTCGATCGACGCGCGCTACTCCACCCCGGCGCTGTTCAACTCGCCGATGGAGCCGCACGCCTCGGTGGTCACCTGGGCGGACGGGCGGCTCGACGTCCTCGACTCCTCGCAGGGCACGAGCTCGGTGCAGTCGACGCTGGCGACGCTGTTCTCGCTCGATCCCTCCGTGATCCGGGTGCGCAGCGAGCACGTCGGCGGCGGCTTCGGCTCCAAGGGCTCGCCGCGGCCGAACGTCGTCCTCGCCACGATGGCGGCGATCATCACGGGACGGCCGATCAAGATCGCCTACACCCGGCAGATGATGTTCGCGCTGGCCGGCTACCGCACACCGACGATCTCGCACGTGCGGCTCGCGGCCGACACGGAGGGGCGGCTCACCGCGATCGCGCACGAGGCCTTCTCGCACACCTCCACGATCCAGGAGTTCGCCGAGCAGACCGGCGAGGCGACCCGCCACCTCTACGCGGCGCCGAACCGCCTGGTCACCCACCGCGTCGCGGCGCTCGACGTGCCGACTCCCCGATGGATGCGCGCGCCCGGCGAGTGCCCCGGGATGTACGCCCTCGAGTCGGCGATGGACGAGCTCGCGGTCGCCGCCGGGATCGACCCGATCGAGCTGCGGGTGCGCAACGAGCCCGACGTCGACCCCGACTCGGGCTCGCCGTTCTCGAGCCGGCACTACCTCGAGTGCTTCCGCCGGGGAGCGGACCTGTTCGGCTGGCACGAGCGCGATCCACGCGCCGGCGTCGACCGCCGAGGACGCTGGCTGGTCGGCACCGGGGTCGCCGGCGCCACCTACCCCGCGCTCACCTCGCCGAGCGGGGCGCGCGCCACCGCCCTCCCGGGCGGCCACTTCGTGATCGCGGTCAACGCGACCGACATCGGCCAGGGCGCCCGCACGGTGCTCACCCAGATCGCCGCCGACGCGCTCGACGTGCCGGTCGACCGGATCGAGATCGTCATCGCCGACAGCGCGCTGCCGCAGGGACCGGTCGCGGGCGGCTCCTCGGGCACCGGCTCCTGGGGCTGGGCCGTCACCAAGGCCTGCCACCGCCTGCTCGCCCTGCTGGGCGACGGGCAGCCGCTGCCGCCGGAGGGGCTCGAGGTGGTCGTCGATACCACGGAGGACGTCGCCGGGATGGGCGAGTACGCGCGCTACGCCTACGGCGCGCACTTCGTCGAGGCGCGGGTCGACCTCGACTCCGGCGAGATCCAGGTGCCGCGGATGCTCGGCGTCTTCGCGGCCGGCCGCATCCTCAATCCGCGCACGGCCCGGTCGCAGTTCCTCGGCGGCATGACCATGGGACTGTCGATGGCGCTGCACGAGCACGGCGCCCTCGATCCGCTGCTCGGCGACTACGCCAACCACGACTTCGCGACCTACCACGTGGCGGCGAACGCCGACGTGCTCGACCTGCGGGCGGAGTGGCTGGACGAGGAGGATCCGCACCTCGCGCCGATGGGCGGCAAGGGCATCGGCGAGATCGGGAACGTCGGCACCGCGGCGGCCGTCGCGAACGCCGTCTTCCACGCCACGGGCGTCCGCGTCCGCGACCTCCCGGTGCAGCCCGACGCGCTCCTCGCGGCGCTGCCGCCGCGCTTCTGA
- a CDS encoding xanthine dehydrogenase family protein subunit M produces MRTFEYQRAGDVADAVRLLAASPEAKPLAGGTNLVDLMKLGVERPAALVDVSRVDFGGVEETPDGGLLIGAGVANSDLAAHPLVRRRYPALSRALLAGASGQLRNQASTGGNLLQRTRCTSFTDVSKPCNKREPGSGCSALEGVSRELAILGIATDADSAHVCIATHPGDMAVALTALDAVIRFETVDGPAALPITEFFRLPGEHPERDTNLPAGALITAVELPPLPFAATSTYRKSRDRRSYAFALGSVAAALDVTDGTVTDVRLALGAVAHAPWRAGIAEDLLRGGPATVTAFTRAAEAELAAATPTEQNAFKVPLLARLIVGVLAELAGVDEEAAA; encoded by the coding sequence ATGAGGACCTTCGAGTACCAGCGGGCCGGCGACGTCGCCGACGCCGTCCGCCTGCTCGCCGCCTCGCCCGAGGCGAAGCCGCTCGCCGGCGGCACCAACCTCGTCGACCTGATGAAGCTCGGCGTCGAGCGCCCGGCCGCGCTCGTCGACGTCAGCCGAGTCGACTTCGGCGGTGTCGAGGAGACGCCCGACGGCGGACTCCTGATCGGCGCGGGAGTCGCGAACAGCGACCTCGCCGCGCACCCGCTCGTCCGCCGCCGCTACCCGGCCCTCAGCCGCGCCCTGCTCGCCGGCGCCTCCGGCCAGCTGCGCAACCAGGCGTCGACCGGCGGCAACCTGCTCCAGCGCACCCGCTGCACCTCCTTCACCGACGTCTCGAAGCCGTGCAACAAGCGCGAGCCGGGCTCCGGCTGCTCCGCGCTCGAGGGCGTCTCCCGCGAACTGGCGATCCTCGGCATCGCCACCGATGCGGACTCGGCGCACGTCTGCATCGCGACGCACCCCGGCGACATGGCGGTCGCGCTCACCGCGCTCGACGCCGTGATCCGCTTCGAGACCGTCGACGGGCCGGCCGCCCTGCCGATCACCGAGTTCTTCCGCCTCCCCGGCGAGCACCCCGAGCGCGACACGAACCTGCCGGCCGGCGCCCTCATCACCGCCGTCGAGCTGCCGCCGCTCCCGTTCGCGGCGACCTCGACCTACCGCAAGTCCCGCGACCGCCGCTCCTACGCCTTCGCCCTCGGCTCGGTCGCCGCGGCCCTCGACGTCACCGACGGCACGGTCACCGACGTCCGCCTCGCCCTGGGCGCGGTCGCGCACGCGCCCTGGCGCGCCGGGATCGCCGAGGACCTGCTGCGCGGCGGCCCCGCGACCGTCACAGCCTTCACCCGGGCGGCGGAGGCGGAGCTCGCCGCGGCGACGCCGACCGAGCAGAACGCCTTCAAGGTCCCGCTGCTCGCGCGGCTGATCGTCGGCGTCCTGGCCGAGCTCGCCGGAGTCGACGAGGAGGCGGCGGCATGA
- a CDS encoding ABC transporter permease subunit, which yields MTRTAPAPVAAPVAALRSVRHQWQLWLMVLPALLFTVVFAYVPLYGLQLAFRTYVPALGLSGGEWVGLDYFVQFFESPLFSTIVLNTVQISLWTLAMGFIAPIVLALLINQIGAGRLKSFVQTITYMPHFISVVVIVAMISIFLRPENGILGRFLPGQNLLAEPDAFSTIYWISEVWQHCGWNAIIYLAALSTVDTSLYEAARIDGAGRLRLIRYVDIPTILPTAAILLILNMGSVLSVGFEKVYLMQNALNLSSSEVIATYTYKIGILSNQFSYSTAIGLFNTVINFALLILANHLAKRATGSSVF from the coding sequence ATGACGCGGACGGCTCCCGCCCCGGTCGCCGCCCCGGTCGCCGCCCTCCGCAGCGTCCGCCACCAGTGGCAGCTCTGGCTGATGGTCCTGCCGGCACTGCTGTTCACCGTCGTCTTCGCCTACGTGCCGCTCTACGGACTGCAGCTCGCGTTCCGGACGTACGTGCCGGCCCTGGGACTGAGCGGCGGCGAGTGGGTCGGCCTCGACTACTTCGTCCAGTTCTTCGAGTCGCCGCTCTTCTCGACGATCGTGCTGAACACGGTGCAGATCAGCCTCTGGACGCTCGCCATGGGCTTCATCGCCCCGATCGTGCTGGCGCTGCTGATCAACCAGATCGGCGCCGGGCGGCTGAAGAGCTTCGTGCAGACGATCACCTACATGCCGCACTTCATCTCGGTGGTGGTGATCGTCGCGATGATCAGCATCTTCCTGCGCCCGGAGAACGGGATCCTCGGCCGGTTCCTCCCGGGACAGAACCTGCTCGCCGAGCCGGACGCGTTCTCGACGATCTACTGGATCAGCGAGGTCTGGCAGCACTGCGGCTGGAACGCGATCATCTACCTCGCCGCGCTCTCGACCGTCGACACCTCGCTCTACGAGGCGGCGCGGATCGACGGCGCCGGGCGGCTGCGGCTGATCCGCTACGTCGACATCCCCACGATCCTGCCGACCGCGGCGATCCTGCTCATCCTCAACATGGGCTCGGTGCTGAGCGTCGGCTTCGAGAAGGTCTACCTGATGCAGAACGCGCTCAATCTGTCGTCGTCGGAGGTCATCGCGACCTACACCTACAAGATCGGCATCCTGAGCAACCAGTTCTCCTACTCGACCGCCATCGGCCTCTTCAACACGGTGATCAACTTCGCCCTGCTGATCCTGGCCAACCACCTCGCCAAGCGCGCAACGGGCTCCAGTGTCTTCTGA
- a CDS encoding ABC transporter ATP-binding protein produces MTLEIDARLHARGVDVALRVEAGTTTAVLGPNGAGKSTLVELLAGLLRADEGRATLAGSTLFDSARRLHLPPHRRRIALLAQDPLLFPHLSVLDNVAFGPRSTGAGRSASMETARTWLDAVDAAELADRRPAQLSGGQAQRVALARALAPSPELLLLDEPMAALDVSVAPLLRRMLRRVLPGRTTILITHDVLDAYTLADRVVVLHGGRVIEDGPTHEVLERPQSPFTAELAALNLLVGTATGTGLRTDDGVELRGTGSVAAGARAAAAFRPASVTVAPVSAGAPGANRVRARIRDLERRGDLVRVRAAGIAADLSPAQLAALGAGLGDEVDFAVVPEAVALYPAHPAPRAG; encoded by the coding sequence GTGACGCTCGAGATCGACGCGCGGCTGCACGCCCGCGGCGTCGACGTCGCGCTGCGGGTCGAGGCGGGGACGACCACGGCGGTCCTCGGGCCGAACGGCGCGGGGAAGTCCACGCTCGTCGAGCTGCTCGCCGGGCTGCTCCGCGCCGACGAGGGCCGGGCGACCCTGGCCGGATCGACCCTGTTCGACTCCGCCCGCCGCCTGCACCTGCCGCCGCACCGCCGCCGGATCGCCCTGCTCGCCCAGGACCCGCTGCTCTTCCCGCACCTCAGCGTGCTCGACAACGTCGCCTTCGGCCCGCGCAGCACCGGCGCCGGCCGCTCGGCCTCGATGGAGACCGCGCGCACCTGGCTCGACGCGGTCGACGCGGCGGAGCTGGCCGACCGCCGGCCGGCGCAGCTCTCGGGCGGGCAGGCGCAGCGGGTGGCGCTCGCCCGCGCCCTCGCGCCGAGCCCGGAGCTGCTGCTGCTCGACGAGCCGATGGCGGCGCTCGACGTCTCGGTCGCGCCGCTGCTGCGGCGGATGCTGCGCCGCGTGCTGCCGGGGCGGACCACGATCCTGATCACCCACGACGTGCTCGACGCCTACACGCTCGCCGACCGCGTCGTGGTGCTGCACGGCGGACGGGTCATCGAGGACGGCCCGACCCACGAGGTGCTGGAGCGGCCGCAGAGCCCGTTCACGGCCGAGCTGGCCGCGCTCAACCTGCTCGTCGGCACCGCGACCGGCACCGGGCTGCGCACGGACGACGGCGTCGAGCTCAGGGGGACGGGCTCCGTCGCCGCCGGTGCACGGGCGGCGGCCGCCTTCCGCCCGGCCTCGGTCACCGTGGCGCCGGTCTCCGCGGGAGCACCCGGCGCGAACCGCGTCCGTGCCCGCATCCGCGATCTGGAGCGGCGCGGCGACCTGGTCCGGGTCCGCGCCGCCGGCATCGCGGCCGACCTCTCCCCCGCCCAGCTCGCGGCCCTCGGCGCGGGCCTCGGCGACGAGGTCGACTTCGCGGTCGTTCCGGAGGCGGTCGCGCTCTACCCGGCGCATCCCGCCCCGCGCGCAGGGTAG